The region AGCGGCAGCAGCCCGCCCAGCCAGACGGCCGACTTCAACCAGGGCAGCGGCGCCTGACGGGAGCGCGGCCGGCGGGAGGTCACGGCCGACATTAGTAATTCTCCCGCAGGTCCAGCCCGGCATACAGCCCGGCCACCTGCTCGGCGTACCCGTTAAAAGGAAAGGTGGCGCGCCGCTCGCTCAGCAGGCCGCCGCTGCCGTCCAGTCGCCGCTCGGTGGCCTGTGACCAGCGGGGGTGCGGCACCTCCGGGTTGACATTGGCATAAAAGCCGTATTCCTGCGGCGCCGCCACCCGCCAGGTGGTCGCGGGCTGCTCACGGGTCAGGGTGATATGGGTGATGCTCTTGGCCGATTTGAAGCCGTACTTCCAGGGCACCACCAGCCGCAGCGGCGCGCCGTTCTGGGCCGGCAGGTCCTCGCCGTGCAGGCCGGTGGCCAGCAGGGTCAGGGGATGCAGCGCCTCATCCAGCCGCAGGCCCTCCACATAGGGCCAGTCCAGCGTGGCCGAGCGCTGCCCCGGCAGGGCCTGGGGCGCAAACACCGACGTGAACTGCACATAGCGCGCCTGAGACGTATACCCCACCCGCCGGAGAATGTCACCCAGCGGCAGCCCCCGCCAGGGCATCACCATGCTCCAGGCTTCCACGCAGCGCAGGCGGTAGATGCGCTCCTGCTGGTCAGCCCAACCGAGCAGCCGCGAGAGGTCATAGGTGCCGGGGCGCTCCACCTCACCGCTGAAGGTGACGGTCCAGGGCTGTTGCCCGGCAATGTAACGGCGCAGCAGCTCGGCGTTGCGGGCGGGGTCGCTCTTGTCCCAGCCCAGCTCGTAGAAATTGTTGTAACTCGTCGCCAGTGCAAACGGGGTCACCAGGTCGCCGCGTTCGTCGGTCTGGCGGGCTGCTGCCGAGGTGCCGGATGCAGCCGCCGAGGCCGCTTCTTCCTCCCCCGGCGGCGCCGCGCGGCGGGTAAGCAGGGTCAGGCCGCCCCCAAACGCCGCCGCCGTGCCGATCAGTTGGGCACCGTATTTCAGAAACTCGCGCCGGGTGGGGGACATGCCCAGCAGTATTCCGTACCGCTGCCGCCTGGCACCGCATGACATGCCACGGTTGCCCTGGGGAAATGGTTGACCGCTTTGTCATCCAGCCGTCATCAAGTGGTTGCATACTGCAATCAATGACGGACACCGCCTCTCCCCCCATGCAGTTTCTGATGAGCCTGTGGGACGCCTGGCAGGGCCTGACCCGCGCCGGCGAGGGGCAACTGCGCGGGCACCACGGCCTGTCGCTGCGTGAATTTATCGTGCTGAGCTACATCGGCGGCGGGACGCAGCAGCCCAGTGCGCTGGCGCAGGCGCTGAACGTGCCGCGCTACGACATCAGCCGCACGCTGACACGGCTGGAAGCGGCCGGGCTGCTGCTCCGTCAGACCGACGCCCAGGACGCCCGACGCAGCGAACTGCACCTCAGCGCGGCCGGGCGGCAGCTGCAGGCCCAGGCTGAAAGCACCGTGCTGGAATTCATCAGCAGGCCGCTGGCCGGGCTGGCGGCGCAGCCGGACCTGCCCGACACGCTCACCCTCAGCCGGGCGCTGCGGGCACTGCATCCTGCCGGTCCCCTTTCCCCTTCTGACACCTCACCCCACCACACAGAACCCACACAAGGCCACCACCAAGAACCCCACCACAAGGAGCTTTCCCGATGACCACGCCTGCTTCCTCCGGCTGCCCTTTTCATGGCCCTTCCAGCGGCTCTGCCCAGACCGCCTCACTGACCCGCCGCCCCAGCTTGCCGCCCCAGCCCCCACAGACGGTGCAGCGCGGCGACGACGGCGTATATTACGTGGGTTCCTTTGACCTCTCGCGCCAGATTCTGCGTTCGGAAGACGTGACGCAGGCCGGCTTCATGGCCGAAAGCGCCACCGAAACCGGGATGCTGGGGCGCCCGCCGGTGTTGTACGCCGAGGGCGAACACCACCACGAGATGCGCCGGGCCACCGCCCGCTACTTCACCCCCAAGCACGTGGCCGAGTACCAGCCGTTTATCGCCGCGCTGGCCGACGACCTGATTGCGGAGCTGTGGCAAGGCGGCGAGCAGAACCTGGATGACCTGTCGCTGAAGCTGGCCGTGCGGGTGGCGGCGCAGGTCATCGGCCTGACCGATTCGGCGGTGCCGGGCATGGAGCGCCGCATCACCCACTTTGTGGAATCCGGCGGCGACGGTAACCCGGTCAGCACCAATCAGCTCAGCCCGGCGCGCGGCCTGCTGATGCAGGGGCACACCCTGAACTTTTTCCTGCTGGACGTGAAACCCGCCATCGCCCGGCGGCGCCGTGACCCGCAGGACGACCTGATCTCCTATCTATTGGAGCGCGGCTACAGCGACCTGGAAATCCTGACCGAGTGCCTCACCTACGGCACCGCCGGCATGGTCACCACCCGCGAGTTCATCTCGGCGGCGGCCTGGCACCTGCTGCACGACGCAGAGCTGCGCGGCCGTTACCTGCACGCCCCCGAGCAGGAGCGCTTCGCGGTGCTGCACGAGATTCTGCGGCTGGAGCCGGTGGTCACGCAGCTGTTCCGCCGGGTGCAGCGCGAGCTGGAAGTGGGCGGCGTGACCATTCCCGCCGGCTCGGTGGTGGCGCTGAACGTGCAGCAGGCCAACGTGGACCAGGCCGTGGTGGGCGAGGACGCCGAGGCGCTGTGCCCCCACCGCCCGCTGCCACGCGGCGTGCAGGACCCGGTGCTGTCGTTCGGTGACGGCCACCACCGCTGCCCCGGCGCCTTTTTAGCCATCCGCGAGAGCGACGTGTTCCTGCGCCGGCTGCTGATCTGGCGCGACCTGGAACTGCGCCGCGACCCGTCGGTGGGCTACAACGAGGTCATCAAGGGCTACGAACTGCGCGGGCTGCGGGTGCGCTTTGCAGGTTCGGCGGCCTGACTGCCCCCGCGCCGGGCGCTTCCGTTCCAGCTTAGGCTACAGCCGCACCTCCCATTCGGTCGTGACGGCGTAGGGTCGGAACCCCAGCGCCCGGTTCAGCGCGTTCATGGCGTCATTTTCCTCGGCCACGTTGGTTTTGATGAAGCGGGCGCCCGGCGCTGCTTCTCGCAGCCAGCGCAGCATATCGGCCTTGACCCATTTGCCCAGGGCCAGCCCCCGGCACTCACGCCGCACGGCGGTCGCGCCCTGGTATGCCAGTTCCGGGCGCTGCGGCCCCCAGTAGGTTTCGGAATAGGCGACCAGGCGGCCCGTGCGGGTGTCTTCCAGCGCGGTCATAAAGCGGGTTTCGCCGTCGGCCGCCACCTCCGCCTCACGGTCGCGGATGTTCTGCGGCGTGTAGACCAGCTCACCCAGCTCGGAATCTCCGGTGGGCATGTCGTTGATGACCGCCTGCAGGTCGGCCACCCGCGCCAGATACTCGTCCGGCACCCGGGTCCAGCGGTGCAACGCATAGGGGTCAGCTGCCGGCAGGAACGCCAGCCCCTCCGGGTAACGGTCTACCCCCCAGGTCGCGACAATCTTTATGCCCTGCGCCCGGGCAGGATCAGCGACAGCCGTCCAGAGTGTGCGGCGCAGCGCATCGCCAGCCATGGCCTCATAATCCGGGTGAACCAGCAGGTTCAGGCTGGCCGAGTGGGTGTTGTGCTGATGGCTGCCTTCCAGCTGGGCCCAGGCCAGTGCGGCGGCCCCGTCCCAGACGGCCCAGACGCGGCGCCACGATCCAGCACTTTTGGTGAACAGTGTCCTGGCTTCCAGCTCGGGCACCAGCGGCGGTTCTTCGGGCCAGCTGCGAGCGTAGCGGTCGCTCAGCAGCTGACCCAGAGCCAAACGCTGGGCCTCGGTGGTGGTCTCAGGAGTCAGGGTGGCAGCTTTAAAAAGGGAAAAGGACAAAATGTGCCTCCAAACGGCATGAAAAAAGGGCGACTCGGGAAGCCGCCCTCAGGCCAGATAGAGGCAGGAAGCTAGCGAAGAGCTTCGGGGGCGGCGCAGCAGGGAACAGTGTTGGGTTGTCTCATACGCCACCTCCAGATTCAGGGCCAGTCTTGGACCCGGCGAGTACTCAGCCGGGATAGGCCCGAATAGGTACAGTATACACATTCAGGCCCGGGTCCAGGCCGGCCGGCAAAGGCCTCAGCCCTGCAGGCTGTTCACGTAGTAGTTGCCGATAAAAAAAGCCATCGCCGTAAAGGCCAAGGAGGCCAAGGTCAAGCCGGCCGCTCCTCTGGGGCGGGCGCCGTCCGAGCGCCAGGGCAGCCAGTAAAACAGCACCAGCAGACCCACAGCGCCGATGCCACCCAGGTAGTGCACGTACTTTTGCATCACGCCCATGCCCTGGTCCAGCAGCTTGATGCCAATCAGCGTCTGGATCAGCAGCGCCACCTGCAGGGCAATCATGGAAATGGACGCGGCCTGGGTGAACTTGCCCCGGCGGGCACCCATCACGGTCAGTACCGCAGCGACCAATGCCACCAGTAGGGTGGTGCCGCCCACCGCCTGATGCAGCGCCGGCTGAATAATGAATTCGTCCATATCATCTTCTCCTGTCCGGAGTGGGGCGGCCGGCTGGCCCGACTCCT is a window of Deinococcus sp. Marseille-Q6407 DNA encoding:
- the msrP gene encoding protein-methionine-sulfoxide reductase catalytic subunit MsrP, which encodes MSPTRREFLKYGAQLIGTAAAFGGGLTLLTRRAAPPGEEEAASAAASGTSAAARQTDERGDLVTPFALATSYNNFYELGWDKSDPARNAELLRRYIAGQQPWTVTFSGEVERPGTYDLSRLLGWADQQERIYRLRCVEAWSMVMPWRGLPLGDILRRVGYTSQARYVQFTSVFAPQALPGQRSATLDWPYVEGLRLDEALHPLTLLATGLHGEDLPAQNGAPLRLVVPWKYGFKSAKSITHITLTREQPATTWRVAAPQEYGFYANVNPEVPHPRWSQATERRLDGSGGLLSERRATFPFNGYAEQVAGLYAGLDLRENY
- a CDS encoding MarR family winged helix-turn-helix transcriptional regulator, which translates into the protein MTDTASPPMQFLMSLWDAWQGLTRAGEGQLRGHHGLSLREFIVLSYIGGGTQQPSALAQALNVPRYDISRTLTRLEAAGLLLRQTDAQDARRSELHLSAAGRQLQAQAESTVLEFISRPLAGLAAQPDLPDTLTLSRALRALHPAGPLSPSDTSPHHTEPTQGHHQEPHHKELSR
- a CDS encoding cytochrome P450; this translates as MTTPASSGCPFHGPSSGSAQTASLTRRPSLPPQPPQTVQRGDDGVYYVGSFDLSRQILRSEDVTQAGFMAESATETGMLGRPPVLYAEGEHHHEMRRATARYFTPKHVAEYQPFIAALADDLIAELWQGGEQNLDDLSLKLAVRVAAQVIGLTDSAVPGMERRITHFVESGGDGNPVSTNQLSPARGLLMQGHTLNFFLLDVKPAIARRRRDPQDDLISYLLERGYSDLEILTECLTYGTAGMVTTREFISAAAWHLLHDAELRGRYLHAPEQERFAVLHEILRLEPVVTQLFRRVQRELEVGGVTIPAGSVVALNVQQANVDQAVVGEDAEALCPHRPLPRGVQDPVLSFGDGHHRCPGAFLAIRESDVFLRRLLIWRDLELRRDPSVGYNEVIKGYELRGLRVRFAGSAA
- a CDS encoding GNAT family N-acetyltransferase is translated as MSFSLFKAATLTPETTTEAQRLALGQLLSDRYARSWPEEPPLVPELEARTLFTKSAGSWRRVWAVWDGAAALAWAQLEGSHQHNTHSASLNLLVHPDYEAMAGDALRRTLWTAVADPARAQGIKIVATWGVDRYPEGLAFLPAADPYALHRWTRVPDEYLARVADLQAVINDMPTGDSELGELVYTPQNIRDREAEVAADGETRFMTALEDTRTGRLVAYSETYWGPQRPELAYQGATAVRRECRGLALGKWVKADMLRWLREAAPGARFIKTNVAEENDAMNALNRALGFRPYAVTTEWEVRL